The following proteins are co-located in the Sulfitobacter guttiformis genome:
- the truA gene encoding tRNA pseudouridine(38-40) synthase TruA has protein sequence MPRYALQVEYDGEPFHGWQRQNDYPSVAGAIEDALAKLEKGPHKIAAAGRTDKGVHALGQIAHCDMLRDWTPFRLSEALNYHLKPHPVAIVNCARVGDDFHARFGALERRYLFRILPRRAPLTHLRGFVWQIKQQLDIEAMQSAANVLVGRHDFTTFRSTICQSASPVKTVDRLAIAQVETDYGTEVHFDVRARSFLHNQVRSFVGTLERVGCGSMTPADVQTALDARDRAACGPVCPPHGLYLAQVTYPEPLFD, from the coding sequence ATGCCCAGATATGCCCTTCAAGTTGAATATGACGGTGAACCGTTCCATGGCTGGCAACGCCAGAACGATTATCCTTCGGTAGCTGGCGCGATCGAGGATGCGCTGGCCAAGCTGGAAAAAGGGCCGCACAAGATCGCTGCAGCAGGGCGCACCGATAAAGGTGTGCATGCGCTGGGGCAGATTGCCCATTGCGACATGCTGCGCGACTGGACCCCGTTCCGTCTGTCTGAGGCGCTCAATTATCATCTCAAGCCGCATCCCGTGGCGATAGTGAATTGTGCCCGTGTGGGGGATGACTTTCATGCAAGGTTCGGTGCGCTGGAACGCCGTTATCTGTTCCGGATCCTACCGCGCCGCGCGCCGCTGACGCATCTGCGCGGCTTCGTTTGGCAAATCAAACAGCAGCTTGATATCGAAGCTATGCAGAGCGCTGCCAACGTTCTGGTGGGGAGGCATGATTTCACCACATTCCGCTCTACAATCTGCCAATCCGCCAGTCCGGTCAAAACCGTTGACAGGCTCGCGATTGCTCAGGTCGAGACAGATTATGGCACCGAGGTTCATTTTGACGTGCGCGCCCGCTCGTTTCTGCACAATCAGGTGCGCAGCTTTGTCGGCACGCTGGAGCGGGTCGGCTGTGGCTCCATGACCCCTGCTGATGTGCAAACAGCCCTTGATGCCCGCGACCGTGCGGCCTGTGGGCCAGTATGTCCGCCGCACGGCCTTTATCTGGCGCAGGTCACCTACCCAGAGCCGTTGTTCGATTAA
- a CDS encoding YcjX family GTP-binding protein yields MVLSQIADGIWRQVEAVQDTVTEAFFEPVIRLGVTGLARSGKTVFITSLVANLMDRGRMPGLVAAGEGRIEAAFLQPQPDDTIPRFEYEAHLAALTAKTPSWPDSTRAVSELRLSLRVRPKGLLSGLQGPRTIHLDIVDYPGEWLLDLGLLDVDYDTWSAQTLTRIAPRTQAAAYLAMVQGTDPQAELAEPVAKALAQSFAAYLQQARSDGFSDCTPGRFLLPGDLAGSPVLTFAPLPAGGGDARKSLRREMARRFEAYKREVVKPFFRDHFARIDRQVVLVDALGAINAGPPAVEDLRAAMSETLGAFRPGKNSFLGGLLGGKRVEKILFAATKADHLHHSQHAQLTAIMEALTRDARERARFAGAKTQALAIASLRATTEDTMMHEGAALDVVRGTLLDTGKQAAFYPGALPDDPAHLLSPARAGAEKWLDADYQIMRFAPAPLDLRPGDGPPHIRIDRAAEFLIGDRL; encoded by the coding sequence GTGGTACTATCTCAAATCGCTGACGGCATCTGGCGGCAGGTCGAAGCTGTACAAGATACAGTTACAGAAGCCTTTTTTGAACCGGTGATCCGGCTTGGGGTCACGGGTCTTGCGCGGTCGGGCAAGACGGTGTTCATAACTTCGCTTGTGGCCAATCTCATGGATCGTGGCCGTATGCCGGGCCTTGTTGCGGCGGGCGAGGGCAGGATCGAAGCGGCGTTTTTGCAGCCGCAGCCCGATGATACTATCCCGCGCTTCGAGTACGAGGCGCATCTGGCCGCTCTGACTGCCAAAACCCCCAGTTGGCCTGACAGCACCCGCGCCGTCTCTGAGCTGCGCTTGAGCTTGCGGGTGCGCCCTAAGGGACTGCTGTCAGGCCTGCAAGGACCACGTACGATCCATCTGGATATTGTTGATTACCCCGGTGAATGGCTGCTGGATCTGGGCCTTCTTGATGTCGACTATGATACATGGAGCGCGCAAACACTGACGCGCATTGCGCCTCGGACCCAGGCGGCGGCCTACCTGGCAATGGTGCAAGGCACTGACCCGCAGGCTGAATTGGCAGAGCCGGTGGCAAAAGCCCTTGCGCAGAGCTTTGCCGCCTATCTTCAGCAGGCGCGCAGCGACGGTTTTTCGGACTGCACACCAGGGCGCTTCCTGCTACCTGGCGATCTTGCGGGCTCACCCGTGCTCACCTTTGCGCCGCTGCCTGCAGGCGGTGGCGATGCGCGCAAATCCCTGCGTCGCGAAATGGCGCGTCGGTTTGAGGCGTATAAACGCGAAGTGGTGAAACCGTTTTTCCGCGATCATTTTGCCCGCATCGACCGTCAGGTAGTACTGGTCGATGCCTTGGGCGCGATTAACGCTGGCCCTCCAGCGGTCGAGGATCTGCGCGCCGCCATGAGCGAGACTTTGGGCGCATTCCGCCCTGGGAAAAACAGTTTTTTGGGTGGACTGCTGGGCGGCAAGCGGGTCGAGAAGATCCTATTTGCCGCGACCAAGGCCGACCATTTGCACCACAGTCAGCACGCACAGTTGACTGCCATAATGGAGGCGCTCACCCGTGATGCGCGCGAGCGTGCGCGTTTCGCCGGCGCAAAGACCCAAGCACTGGCCATCGCATCGCTGCGCGCCACGACCGAGGACACGATGATGCATGAGGGGGCTGCCTTGGACGTTGTGCGTGGCACTCTTCTGGATACAGGCAAGCAGGCGGCATTTTATCCGGGTGCGCTGCCCGATGATCCTGCCCATTTGCTGAGTCCTGCGCGGGCAGGGGCGGAAAAATGGCTTGACGCGGATTACCAGATCATGCGTTTTGCGCCTGCGCCGCTGGATTTACGGCCCGGAGACGGTCCGCCGCACATCCGCATTGATCGTGCGGCAGAGTTTTTGATCGGAGACCGGCTATGA
- a CDS encoding membrane dipeptidase, translated as MKTPLIDNLQYAKFSPRIFEQMRNGGVDAVHVTIAYHENFREMVLNLEQWNRWFEMHPDLIFKGTTAACVRDAQKTGRTAIFFGFQNPSPIEDDIGLVEICHQLGIRFMQLTYNNQSLLATGCYEDYDAGLTRMGRQVVTEMNRVGIVVDMSHSGERSTKDAIAHSTRPIAITHANPAWWHNALRNKSDAVLTALTESGGMLGFSVYPHHLAAGPACTLASFCQMIEKASRRYGARNLGIGTDLCQDQPDSIVEWMRVGRWSKVIDYGEGTASDSGFPEMPDWFSDNRDFGNIRLGLEGTSLSADDIDGIMGGNWLRFYESSFGPQK; from the coding sequence ATGAAAACACCTCTGATCGACAACCTCCAATACGCAAAATTCTCACCCCGTATATTTGAGCAGATGCGCAATGGTGGCGTGGATGCGGTACATGTGACCATCGCTTACCACGAAAATTTCCGCGAGATGGTCCTGAACCTCGAGCAATGGAACCGCTGGTTCGAGATGCATCCTGATCTGATTTTCAAAGGCACCACAGCAGCCTGTGTCCGCGATGCCCAGAAAACTGGACGCACCGCCATTTTTTTCGGCTTCCAGAACCCCAGCCCGATCGAGGATGATATTGGTCTTGTGGAGATCTGCCATCAGCTTGGCATCCGCTTTATGCAGCTGACCTATAACAACCAGTCTTTGCTGGCGACGGGCTGTTACGAGGATTATGATGCAGGTCTTACCCGTATGGGGCGGCAAGTCGTCACCGAGATGAACCGTGTCGGGATAGTTGTGGACATGTCCCACTCCGGAGAGCGCTCTACAAAGGATGCTATCGCCCATTCGACCCGCCCCATCGCCATAACCCATGCAAACCCCGCGTGGTGGCACAACGCTTTGCGTAACAAATCCGACGCGGTTCTGACTGCGCTGACCGAAAGCGGCGGGATGCTGGGTTTTTCGGTTTATCCGCACCATCTGGCCGCTGGCCCTGCCTGCACGCTCGCGAGTTTTTGCCAGATGATCGAGAAAGCCTCGCGGCGCTACGGCGCGCGAAATCTCGGCATCGGCACCGACCTGTGTCAGGATCAACCCGACAGCATAGTGGAGTGGATGCGGGTGGGTCGCTGGTCAAAAGTGATCGATTACGGTGAGGGCACGGCCAGCGATTCAGGATTTCCCGAGATGCCCGACTGGTTCAGTGACAACCGCGACTTTGGCAATATCCGCCTTGGCCTTGAGGGAACCAGCCTTTCGGCGGATGATATCGACGGGATCATGGGGGGCAACTGGCTCAGGTTCTACGAGAGTAGTTTTGGCCCCCAAAAATGA
- a CDS encoding anti-sigma factor gives MSDRVDMIDELAPHGDDLLAAELVLKLLEGEELAYATTRLAVDPAFAALVMGWQERLVAMTDSIDPVAPPRRVKKKLLKQMFAGPPVPLSERLWVWKGLSFAAIALVAYMGIQQLGPEVPQADQTIYASQLSGQEVPLQVLAVFDPARGDISIGRVAGEEATGRVFELWAIVPDAAPVSLGVLPVTERARVVLPEALRARVAEITLAISDEPTGGSPTGAPTGAVLAAAPMVAL, from the coding sequence GTGAGTGATAGGGTAGACATGATTGACGAATTGGCACCTCATGGCGATGACCTTTTAGCCGCCGAACTGGTATTGAAGCTGCTGGAAGGTGAAGAGCTGGCCTATGCGACTACGCGGTTAGCTGTTGATCCTGCCTTTGCCGCATTGGTAATGGGTTGGCAGGAACGGCTGGTCGCGATGACCGACAGTATTGATCCGGTAGCGCCGCCCAGACGGGTCAAAAAGAAACTGCTCAAGCAGATGTTCGCTGGTCCACCAGTGCCCCTGTCAGAACGACTTTGGGTCTGGAAAGGGCTAAGCTTTGCCGCGATTGCGTTGGTCGCATACATGGGCATTCAGCAGCTAGGCCCCGAAGTTCCGCAGGCCGATCAGACGATCTATGCGAGCCAGTTGTCGGGGCAGGAGGTTCCGCTTCAGGTATTGGCGGTATTTGATCCGGCGCGGGGTGATATTTCGATTGGCCGGGTCGCTGGTGAAGAGGCGACGGGGCGCGTGTTCGAACTCTGGGCTATTGTCCCTGATGCCGCGCCTGTGTCGTTGGGCGTCCTGCCTGTGACCGAGAGGGCACGAGTTGTTTTACCCGAGGCGCTTCGCGCACGTGTTGCAGAGATCACACTCGCCATTTCGGACGAACCTACTGGCGGATCGCCGACCGGTGCTCCGACTGGAGCCGTATTGGCGGCAGCGCCGATGGTCGCGCTCTAG